One Nicotiana tomentosiformis chromosome 4, ASM39032v3, whole genome shotgun sequence genomic window carries:
- the LOC138909768 gene encoding uncharacterized protein, with protein MPLKTTIAQKGKSVAGEITSRVPRVTRTRRESHSENPSQTSHTSPSPGELQGAPAPAPAPVRSAPQPDAPGQETWDAIKLLTRLVAAHARHHEVGMGHADRSVSAMVRDFINLDPPIFTGADPNEDPRVFIARMQRTLRVMMATATELVELASYRLQDVEFNWYESWELSRELRQARFDRLLTLRQGNMSVQEYNPQFDLVPRYAPIIPDMDISRIQAYTKGVEECSTLSYVILLVASKFGIKLELVKPFDVSTPVRGAHFGVERRFVEGFSSLSTPLTKLTQKGAKFQWIDACEWSFEALKDRLTSAPVLMLPEGIDGYVIYYDASGIRLGCVLMQHGKHIFKQKELNLRQRRGLELLKYYDVDNLYHSGKANVVADALSRRSMGSLSYLQPEKRRIAHEIHQVATLGVRLLDSGDIGITTQDTATSSLVTEVKERQYEDPALVHYRDTTSYKEKTPFEITEDGVLRYRGRLCVPNVAGLCRQVKIEHQKPGGLLQAMEIPTWK; from the exons ATGCCTCTGAAGACTACAATCGCCCAGAAGGGAAAGTCTGTGGCTGGTGAGATTACTAGTCGAGTGCCACGAGTGACCAGGACTCGgagagagtctcatagtgagaatccatctcagacttcacatacctcGCCCTCTCCAGGAGAGCTccaaggggcaccagctccagcgcccGCCCCTGTACGTTCAGCccctcagccagatgcaccagGTCAGGAGACGTGGGATGCTATTAAGTTGTTAACTCGATTAGTAGCTGCACATGCTCGGCATCATGAAGTAGGTATGGGTCATGCAGATAGATCCGTCAGTGCGatggttcgtgatttcattaatttagacCCTCCGATATTCACGGGggcagatccaaacgaggaccctcgGGTATTTATTGCTAGAATGCAGAGGACGTTGAGGGTAATGATGGCCACTGCGACAGAgttagttgagctagcttcctatagactccaagatgttgaatttaattggtacgagtcttgggaattgtccagag agcttagacaggCCAGATTTGATAGGTTATTGACCCTTCGacagggtaacatgagtgttcaAGAATACAATCCTCAGTTTGATTTGGTGCCTAGGTATGCTCCCATtatt CcagacatggatatttctcgtattcaggcatacactAAGGGTGTAGAGGAGT gttccaccttatcatatgttattctgttggttgctagtaagtttggaataaaacttgaattggttaaaccttttgatgTATCTACACCTGTCAG GGGAGCCcattttggagtggaaag gagatttgtagagggattttcttccctttcaacacctttgacaaagttgactcagaagggagcaaaGTTTCAATGGATTGATGCTTGCGAATGGAGTTTcgaggcattgaaggacagattgacaTCTGCACCGGTTCTAATGCTCCCAGAAGGGAtcgatggttatgttatctattaTGACGCCTCGGGCATTAggttgggttgtgtactgatgcagcatggtaag catatcttcaagcaaaaggaattgaatttacgtcaaaggagggggttggagctacttaaataTTATGACGTTGATAATTTATACCATTCGGGGAAGGcaaatgtggtggctgatgccctcagccgtagatctatgggtagcctgtcatatttacagccagagaagaggagaatagcccatgagattcatcaggtAGCTACTCTTGGAGTTCGactactggactcaggtgatattggAATTACTACTCAGGATACGGCAACATCCTcgttagtaactgaagtgaaggaacgccagtacgaggatcctgcGTTAGTTCACTATAGGGATACCACCTCTTATAAGGAGAAGACACCGTTTGAAATCACcgaagatggggtcctcagatatcgaggacgattatgtgtccctaatgttgcagggctgtgtcggcag gttaagattgagcatcaaaagcccggtggattattgcaggctatggaGATTCCCACTTGGAAAtag